Proteins from a genomic interval of Rhodococcus rhodochrous:
- a CDS encoding hemolysin family protein codes for MSTVPLVVLAVVLVVLGGLFAAVDSALNTVSAARAEELAKEGRPSARRLLGLLDDRPRYVNLTVLLRILCEITATVVLVGALLAVLDRTWALVVGAAVMVIVDYVVIGVSPRTLGRQHAYPIALAATGPLRILGVLLGPISRILISVGNAVTPGRGFRNGPFSNEIELRELVDLAQESGVVADEERRMIQSVFDFGDTTAREIMVPRPEMVWIEETKTAGQATSLAVRSGHSRIPVIGENVDDIRGVVYLKDLVQQTYYHRDGGRSVSVADVMRPAVFVPDSKRLDDLLADMQRDRNHMAVLVDEYGGIAGLVTIEDVIEEIVGEIADEYDTGEIPDVEELGDDTYRVSARLPVEDLGELFDIDIEDDEVDTVGGLLGYELGRVPLPGAEVRTHGLLLRGEGGPDVRGRVRVSTVFVQRATPEEEPTDTDTATTEEHA; via the coding sequence GTGAGTACCGTGCCCCTCGTCGTCCTGGCGGTCGTCCTGGTGGTGCTCGGAGGCCTGTTCGCCGCCGTCGATTCCGCGCTCAACACCGTATCCGCGGCGCGCGCCGAGGAACTCGCGAAAGAGGGCCGCCCCAGTGCGCGCCGCCTGCTCGGTCTGCTCGACGATCGGCCCCGCTACGTCAATCTGACGGTGCTGCTGCGCATCCTCTGCGAGATCACCGCCACCGTCGTGCTCGTCGGCGCGTTGCTCGCCGTGCTCGACCGCACATGGGCGCTCGTCGTGGGCGCCGCGGTGATGGTCATCGTCGACTACGTCGTCATCGGTGTCAGTCCGCGCACGCTCGGACGCCAGCACGCGTACCCGATCGCGCTCGCCGCCACCGGACCGTTGCGGATCCTCGGTGTCCTGCTCGGTCCGATCAGCCGGATCCTCATCAGCGTCGGCAATGCGGTCACGCCCGGTCGCGGTTTCCGGAACGGCCCGTTCTCCAACGAGATCGAGCTGCGCGAACTGGTCGATCTCGCTCAGGAGAGCGGGGTCGTGGCCGACGAGGAACGCCGGATGATCCAGTCGGTGTTCGACTTCGGCGACACCACCGCCCGCGAGATCATGGTTCCGCGCCCCGAGATGGTGTGGATCGAGGAGACCAAGACGGCCGGTCAGGCCACCTCGCTCGCCGTCCGCAGCGGGCACTCGCGGATCCCGGTGATCGGCGAGAACGTCGACGACATCCGCGGTGTCGTCTACCTCAAGGATCTCGTCCAGCAGACCTACTACCACCGCGACGGCGGGCGCAGCGTCTCCGTTGCCGACGTCATGCGGCCGGCGGTCTTCGTGCCGGATTCGAAGCGCCTCGACGACCTGCTCGCCGACATGCAGCGCGACCGCAACCACATGGCGGTCCTCGTCGACGAATACGGCGGCATCGCCGGTCTCGTGACGATCGAGGACGTCATCGAGGAGATCGTCGGAGAGATCGCCGACGAGTACGACACCGGGGAGATCCCCGACGTCGAGGAACTCGGCGACGACACCTACCGCGTCTCCGCGCGACTTCCCGTCGAGGACCTCGGCGAACTGTTCGACATCGACATCGAGGACGACGAGGTCGACACCGTCGGCGGACTCCTCGGCTACGAACTCGGCCGAGTTCCTCTGCCGGGTGCGGAGGTACGGACCCACGGCCTGTTGCTCCGCGGCGAGGGCGGACCGGACGTCCGCGGGCGGGTGCGTGTGAGCACCGTCTTCGTGCAGCGCGCGACACCCGAAGAAGAACCCACCGATACCGATACGGCCACCACCGAGGAGCATGCATGA
- the ybeY gene encoding rRNA maturation RNase YbeY, producing MSIEISNESGMDVSEKELLDVARFVIARMDVHPAAELSMVLVDLDTMADLHVRWMDLPGPTDVMSFPMDELEPGGRPDAPEPGPSMLGDIVLCPQFAADQAAKAGHPVAHELALLTVHGMLHLLGYDHAEPEEEKEMFGLQNQLLAEWYEEIRRAEHEARLAARDRKLLGKAGFVDTPES from the coding sequence ATGAGCATCGAGATCTCGAACGAATCGGGAATGGACGTCTCGGAGAAGGAACTCCTCGACGTCGCCCGCTTCGTGATCGCCCGGATGGATGTGCATCCGGCGGCGGAGTTGTCGATGGTGCTCGTGGATCTCGACACCATGGCCGATCTGCACGTGCGGTGGATGGACCTGCCCGGCCCCACCGACGTGATGTCGTTCCCCATGGACGAACTCGAACCCGGCGGCCGCCCCGACGCTCCCGAACCGGGACCGTCGATGCTCGGCGACATCGTGCTGTGTCCGCAGTTCGCCGCCGACCAGGCCGCGAAGGCCGGTCACCCGGTGGCCCACGAACTCGCCCTGCTCACCGTGCACGGCATGCTCCACCTCCTCGGCTACGACCACGCCGAACCGGAGGAGGAGAAGGAGATGTTCGGCCTGCAGAACCAGCTCCTCGCCGAGTGGTACGAGGAGATCCGCCGCGCCGAGCACGAGGCGCGGCTCGCCGCCCGCGACCGGAAGTTGCTGGGCAAGGCCGGTTTCGTCGACACCCCCGAATCATGA
- a CDS encoding PhoH family protein: MSEPDRPHEPAEFEPTTVKSSLDLPSEAAAPLLGAADENLIALEALLAADIHVRGNTVTLTGAPADVALAERALAELVTIVRRGQSLAPDAVRRTVGMLTQGLSESPADVLSLDILSRRGKTIRPKTLNQKRYVDAIDAHTIVFGVGPAGTGKTYLAMAKAVQALQTKQVNRIILTRPAVEAGERLGFLPGTLHEKIDPYLRPLHDALHDMMDPEAIPKLMQAGVIEVAPLAYMRGRTLNDAFIILDEAQNTTAEQMKMFLTRLGFGSKIVVTGDITQIDLPGGARSGLAAATEILDGIDDIHIARLDSSDVVRHRLVSDIVDAYSRFEATTRDGDGIPGNRAQRRAQRVQRR, from the coding sequence GTGAGTGAACCAGACCGACCCCACGAGCCCGCCGAATTCGAACCGACCACGGTCAAATCGAGCCTCGACCTCCCCTCGGAGGCCGCAGCGCCCCTGCTCGGAGCCGCGGACGAGAATCTGATCGCCCTCGAAGCCCTCCTGGCGGCGGACATCCACGTGCGGGGCAACACCGTCACGCTGACCGGAGCGCCCGCCGACGTCGCCCTCGCGGAACGTGCGCTCGCCGAGCTCGTCACCATCGTCCGTCGCGGACAATCGCTCGCGCCCGACGCCGTGCGTCGCACCGTGGGCATGCTCACCCAGGGGCTCTCCGAGTCGCCGGCCGACGTGCTCAGCCTCGACATCCTGTCGCGGCGCGGGAAGACGATCCGGCCCAAGACCCTGAACCAGAAGCGGTACGTCGACGCCATCGACGCCCACACCATCGTCTTCGGTGTCGGACCGGCCGGTACGGGCAAGACCTATCTCGCCATGGCGAAGGCCGTGCAGGCCCTGCAGACCAAGCAGGTCAACCGCATCATCCTCACGCGTCCCGCCGTCGAGGCAGGGGAGCGGCTCGGCTTCCTGCCGGGCACCCTGCACGAGAAGATCGACCCGTATCTGCGTCCGCTGCACGACGCGCTGCACGACATGATGGATCCCGAGGCCATCCCGAAGCTCATGCAGGCGGGTGTCATCGAGGTCGCGCCCCTCGCATATATGCGTGGCCGCACCCTGAACGATGCCTTCATCATCCTCGACGAGGCGCAGAACACCACCGCCGAGCAGATGAAGATGTTCCTCACGCGCCTGGGCTTCGGCTCCAAGATCGTCGTGACGGGCGACATCACGCAGATCGACCTGCCCGGCGGTGCCCGCTCGGGTCTCGCCGCCGCCACCGAGATCCTCGACGGCATCGACGACATCCACATCGCGCGCCTCGACAGCAGCGACGTCGTGCGGCACCGGCTCGTCTCCGACATCGTCGACGCCTACAGCCGTTTCGAGGCCACCACCCGCGACGGCGACGGGATCCCCGGCAACCGCGCCCAGCGTCGCGCGCAGCGGGTGCAGCGTCGATGA
- a CDS encoding TetR/AcrR family transcriptional regulator, whose product MRILDAAVMCFAADSDASMDDVAKAAGVVRRTVYAHFPNREALVEGIVDDASTALAEALDHPEPDDPAVALAVVALRTWPIGDRYRVLLSFARKEMGEQRIAELVSPVRSRVLGHVERGLAQSQFSDYLPAPVLVGMMEGLTMATLEQANLGLVDDSGDTIVLGNLVLAGVSPDRAPGILAEARRWLAEATSGEGGTEPR is encoded by the coding sequence ATGCGCATACTCGACGCTGCGGTGATGTGCTTCGCCGCCGACTCCGACGCGAGCATGGACGATGTCGCCAAGGCCGCAGGTGTCGTCCGCCGCACCGTCTATGCGCACTTCCCCAACCGGGAAGCCCTCGTCGAGGGGATCGTCGACGACGCCTCGACCGCACTCGCCGAGGCTCTCGACCATCCTGAACCGGACGATCCCGCGGTCGCACTCGCGGTCGTGGCGCTGCGGACCTGGCCCATCGGCGACCGCTACCGCGTGCTGCTCTCGTTCGCGCGCAAGGAGATGGGAGAGCAGCGCATCGCCGAACTCGTCTCCCCGGTGCGCTCGCGTGTCCTCGGACACGTCGAACGCGGCCTCGCGCAGAGCCAGTTCTCCGACTATCTGCCGGCGCCCGTCCTCGTGGGGATGATGGAAGGCCTGACGATGGCCACACTCGAGCAGGCCAATCTCGGGCTGGTGGACGACTCGGGCGACACGATCGTCCTGGGCAACCTCGTGCTCGCCGGGGTCTCACCCGACCGGGCACCCGGGATCCTCGCCGAGGCACGGCGGTGGCTCGCGGAGGCCACCTCAGGCGAAGGCGGAACCGAACCTCGCTGA
- a CDS encoding MFS transporter → MTTAVTPAGGTAAKEPYRLRWAGLAVLCLSLLIVVMANTSLIVAAPGMLRDLQLTSADMQWIIDGYTVPYAALMLLFGVLGDRYGRRRALLAGLVAFAAGAVYGSFADSAGDVIVARIVMGVGAAVIMPATLSLLVAMFPVHERARAIAAWAATSGLAIALGPLLAGWLLESNSWGSTFLINVPIAAFAAIAALILVPASKADDLTRTDWVGGALSVAALGGIVYAIIEGFHFGWGTGVIATSIGSVIAAVLFVVWELRHPRPLLDVRRVADRTVGGACVSVLLLFLVAFGAIYFVAQQFQFVLGYGPLETGLRLLPLAVTVSLGAALSGRLAPRLGARILVGAGMVAAAAGILTLTVTDAASGFTPFLISLLLLGLGIGLATPPSTDLIMGGFPDSDLGAAGGLNDTAVEFGGSLGIAVLGSILATTYHREISGFLDGLPLADLTGPMADQAAMAIEAAGDSVGGAAIVAEELAANPFAASYAQPLLDASSAAFAEAISSASLVAGIVLLVGAAAVTALLPRGLRTRAGSEAEIGN, encoded by the coding sequence ATGACCACTGCCGTCACCCCCGCAGGAGGGACCGCAGCGAAGGAACCCTACCGGCTGCGCTGGGCCGGACTGGCAGTGCTGTGCCTGAGCCTGCTCATCGTCGTGATGGCCAACACCTCGCTCATCGTCGCCGCACCCGGCATGCTGCGCGACCTGCAGCTCACCAGCGCCGACATGCAGTGGATCATCGACGGCTACACCGTCCCCTACGCCGCGCTGATGCTACTGTTCGGCGTGCTCGGCGACCGGTACGGGCGACGCCGCGCGTTGCTGGCCGGCCTGGTCGCCTTCGCCGCCGGCGCGGTCTACGGATCGTTCGCCGACAGCGCCGGCGACGTGATCGTCGCGCGCATCGTCATGGGTGTGGGCGCAGCCGTGATCATGCCCGCAACGCTGTCGCTGCTCGTCGCGATGTTCCCCGTGCACGAGCGTGCCCGTGCGATCGCGGCCTGGGCGGCTACGTCCGGACTCGCCATCGCGCTCGGTCCCCTGCTCGCCGGATGGCTCCTCGAATCGAACTCGTGGGGTTCGACCTTCCTCATCAACGTGCCGATCGCGGCGTTCGCCGCGATCGCGGCCCTGATCCTCGTGCCGGCCTCGAAGGCGGACGATCTCACCCGCACCGACTGGGTCGGCGGCGCCCTGTCGGTCGCGGCTCTCGGCGGAATCGTCTACGCGATCATCGAGGGGTTCCACTTCGGTTGGGGCACCGGCGTGATCGCCACCTCGATCGGGTCGGTGATCGCCGCGGTGCTCTTCGTGGTGTGGGAACTTCGTCACCCCCGGCCGCTGCTGGACGTGCGCCGGGTCGCGGACCGGACCGTCGGCGGAGCCTGCGTGTCGGTGCTGTTGCTGTTCCTCGTCGCCTTCGGCGCCATCTACTTCGTCGCGCAGCAGTTCCAGTTCGTGCTCGGTTACGGCCCGCTCGAGACCGGCCTGCGTCTGCTTCCCCTCGCGGTGACGGTCTCGCTGGGTGCGGCGCTGAGCGGCCGGCTCGCACCCCGCCTCGGCGCGCGGATCCTCGTGGGCGCGGGCATGGTCGCTGCCGCGGCGGGCATCCTTACACTGACCGTCACGGACGCCGCGTCCGGTTTCACGCCCTTCCTGATCTCGTTGCTGCTGCTGGGGTTGGGCATCGGTCTGGCCACACCCCCGTCCACCGACCTGATCATGGGCGGTTTCCCCGACTCGGATCTCGGAGCTGCGGGCGGATTGAACGACACCGCAGTGGAATTCGGAGGTTCACTGGGCATCGCCGTGCTCGGTTCGATCCTCGCGACCACCTATCACCGCGAGATCTCCGGCTTCCTCGACGGATTGCCGCTCGCGGATCTGACGGGCCCGATGGCCGATCAGGCCGCGATGGCGATCGAGGCGGCCGGCGATTCGGTGGGCGGGGCGGCGATCGTCGCGGAAGAACTCGCGGCGAACCCGTTCGCGGCGTCGTACGCACAACCGCTGCTCGACGCGTCGTCCGCAGCGTTCGCCGAGGCGATCTCGTCCGCGAGCCTCGTCGCCGGCATCGTCCTGCTCGTCGGCGCCGCGGCGGTCACCGCGCTACTCCCCCGCGGACTCCGCACCCGCGCCGGCAGCGAGGCCGAGATCGGCAACTGA
- a CDS encoding alpha/beta hydrolase family protein: MARTKIAYGTHSQQFGHVFLPDPATVTGPVPVVMVVHGGSWHGRYQLTLGTALSVELARRGVVAWNVEYRRLEAGGAWDEMSADVVAAYYTIFSEVVPHAQRGGVEVDLDRVRLVGHSAGGQLAVWLAGESTSVRPEFVVSQAGALDLVTAGERGRRVEAFEALFGASYADAPERYRSASPTHRPPIGVPVAVLHGTADEQVPVSVAHRYVDAADAAGDPVSLELFDGEDHVAFLNRTTRAWARSLDLLTVRSVADLGLAAGAGAESAGE; encoded by the coding sequence TTGGCTCGTACGAAGATCGCCTACGGCACCCACTCGCAGCAGTTCGGGCACGTCTTCCTGCCCGACCCCGCGACGGTGACGGGGCCCGTTCCCGTCGTCATGGTCGTTCACGGCGGTTCGTGGCACGGCCGCTACCAGCTCACCCTCGGTACCGCGCTGTCCGTGGAACTCGCGCGTCGCGGTGTGGTGGCGTGGAACGTCGAGTACCGCCGTCTCGAGGCCGGTGGCGCGTGGGACGAGATGTCCGCCGATGTGGTCGCGGCGTACTACACGATCTTCAGCGAGGTCGTTCCGCACGCGCAGCGCGGCGGTGTCGAGGTCGATCTCGACCGTGTGAGGCTCGTCGGTCACTCGGCGGGAGGTCAGCTGGCGGTGTGGCTCGCGGGTGAGAGTACATCGGTGCGACCGGAATTCGTGGTCTCGCAGGCGGGTGCGCTCGATCTCGTCACCGCCGGGGAACGTGGTCGTCGCGTGGAGGCGTTCGAGGCGCTCTTCGGTGCGTCCTACGCGGATGCACCCGAGCGTTACCGGTCTGCCTCACCGACGCACCGGCCGCCGATCGGTGTGCCGGTCGCGGTGCTGCACGGCACCGCCGACGAGCAGGTGCCGGTGAGTGTCGCGCACCGTTACGTCGACGCGGCCGACGCGGCGGGCGACCCGGTGTCGCTGGAACTGTTCGACGGCGAGGATCACGTCGCCTTCCTGAACCGGACCACCCGTGCCTGGGCGCGATCGCTCGACCTGCTCACCGTCCGGTCAGTTGCCGATCTCGGCCTCGCTGCCGGCGCGGGTGCGGAGTCCGCGGGGGAGTAG
- a CDS encoding 16S rRNA (uracil(1498)-N(3))-methyltransferase: MAATLFYLDPLPDEGQTAVLDGKEGRHAATVRRIAVGERLVLSDGAGEVADVEVTAVAKDRLEALVLDRRVVDPPRPSVTVVQALPKSDRSELAVELATEAGADEFVPWQSARCVARWDAKADKGVAKWQAVATSAAKQSRRAHVPTVVGLHRTPEVVARVRSAVERGDVVAVLHESATIPFADLPVRDADSLTLIVGPEGGLDDAEVETLVDAGAVAVGLGPTVLRTSTAAAVALGAIGVMTDRWRTRPLH; the protein is encoded by the coding sequence CGGCCGTTCTCGACGGCAAGGAGGGCCGGCACGCCGCGACGGTGCGCCGTATCGCGGTCGGCGAGCGGCTCGTGTTGTCCGACGGTGCCGGTGAGGTCGCCGACGTCGAGGTCACGGCGGTCGCGAAGGACCGGCTCGAAGCGCTCGTGCTCGATCGTCGCGTCGTCGATCCGCCCCGTCCGAGCGTGACCGTCGTGCAGGCGCTGCCGAAATCCGACCGGTCCGAACTCGCCGTCGAACTGGCCACCGAGGCCGGCGCCGACGAGTTCGTGCCGTGGCAGTCGGCGCGCTGCGTCGCACGGTGGGATGCCAAGGCGGACAAGGGTGTTGCCAAGTGGCAGGCGGTCGCGACGTCCGCGGCGAAGCAGTCGCGGCGCGCGCACGTGCCGACGGTCGTCGGCTTGCACCGCACACCCGAGGTCGTCGCCCGGGTCCGCTCGGCCGTCGAGCGCGGCGACGTCGTCGCGGTGCTCCACGAATCCGCCACGATCCCCTTTGCCGATCTGCCGGTGCGCGACGCCGATTCGCTGACGCTGATCGTCGGTCCCGAAGGGGGACTCGACGACGCGGAGGTCGAGACCCTCGTCGACGCGGGAGCGGTGGCGGTCGGTCTCGGCCCCACGGTGCTGCGCACCTCGACCGCCGCGGCCGTCGCCCTCGGCGCGATCGGTGTGATGACCGACCGGTGGCGGACCAGGCCCTTGCACTGA